A part of Gramella sp. MAR_2010_147 genomic DNA contains:
- a CDS encoding O-antigen ligase family protein: protein MIRNDTVNNQFYLKMLILHFGYGFLIYLFPSLAKIILMGIIASFLFIIIDRKNRGNEALMAAAYIAGGEVFFRQTSAVIFYETGKYMVIIFLVIGMFFKGASSKTVPFWIYLLILFPGVVMVTFTMSYEFEFRKQVAFNLAGPVCLGVSALYCYYKKIKKEDFQRVLVMLLMPVIAQAVYLLFYTPSLDDVMISFSGNYASTGGFGPNQISTIMGLAVFLLSTRLFTIKNFKINIIDAFLLLMVGYRGVVSFSRGGIVTAILCVIAFLMLFYFKQNDKTIKKLNLKIIGVLVIFISVWIFSSLETGGLIGNRYTNRNAMGQMEDDITTGRVELIETELTAFYHHPITGIGVGKGKEYREEQLGIGIASHNELSRLLAEHGILGVFALCILIFVPITFWFKFKNNYYFLAFVVFWFMTINHSAMRIALPAFVYGLALLYIVDEKKNPVHRKRLAGQ, encoded by the coding sequence ATGATTAGAAATGATACCGTAAATAATCAGTTTTATCTCAAAATGTTGATATTACATTTTGGATATGGTTTTCTAATTTATCTGTTTCCATCTTTAGCCAAGATTATTCTGATGGGTATCATTGCTTCTTTCCTTTTTATAATAATCGATAGAAAAAATAGGGGTAATGAGGCTTTGATGGCTGCGGCATATATAGCAGGAGGAGAAGTTTTTTTCAGACAGACCAGTGCCGTGATTTTCTATGAAACAGGAAAATATATGGTCATCATTTTTCTGGTAATAGGAATGTTCTTTAAAGGAGCCAGTTCTAAGACAGTTCCTTTCTGGATCTATCTGCTAATCCTGTTTCCGGGAGTAGTTATGGTTACTTTTACCATGAGCTATGAATTTGAATTCAGGAAACAAGTGGCTTTTAACCTAGCCGGTCCTGTTTGCCTTGGAGTTTCCGCACTCTACTGTTATTATAAAAAAATTAAAAAGGAAGATTTTCAGCGCGTTTTAGTAATGCTTTTAATGCCTGTAATTGCACAGGCTGTGTATCTTCTATTTTATACTCCAAGTCTAGATGACGTAATGATTAGTTTTTCAGGTAATTATGCCTCTACTGGTGGTTTCGGACCCAATCAGATTTCCACCATCATGGGACTGGCAGTATTTTTATTAAGCACCCGGTTGTTCACTATTAAAAATTTTAAAATAAATATTATAGATGCTTTTTTGTTATTGATGGTAGGATATAGAGGAGTGGTGAGCTTTTCTCGTGGTGGTATTGTCACCGCTATCTTATGTGTAATTGCATTTTTAATGTTATTTTATTTTAAACAGAATGATAAAACTATCAAAAAATTAAACTTAAAAATTATAGGGGTTTTAGTAATATTTATTTCTGTTTGGATTTTTAGTTCATTAGAAACGGGGGGATTAATTGGTAATAGATATACTAACCGAAATGCCATGGGGCAGATGGAAGACGATATTACTACCGGCCGAGTAGAACTTATAGAAACAGAATTAACTGCTTTTTATCATCATCCAATTACAGGGATAGGTGTGGGGAAAGGGAAGGAGTATAGAGAAGAACAATTGGGAATTGGAATTGCCAGTCATAATGAATTAAGCAGATTGTTAGCTGAACATGGAATTTTAGGTGTTTTTGCTCTTTGTATTCTTATATTTGTGCCAATTACATTTTGGTTTAAATTCAAGAATAATTATTATTTCCTGGCATTCGTTGTTTTCTGGTTTATGACTATTAACCACTCCGCAATGAGGATAGCCTTACCAGCATTTGTATATGGACTTGCATTATTATATATAGTAGATGAAAAAAAGAATCCTGTACATAGGAAACGACTTGCAGGTCAATAG
- a CDS encoding CDP-alcohol phosphatidyltransferase family protein, whose product MGIKRHIPNLITLLNLFSGSLAVIFAVKGNLVLAAIFVAAGIFFDFFDGLAARLLDVKSEVGLQLDSLADVVTSGVVPGIVMYQLLTKALPASGGLGADWNSSVFDIQMKPFALIGILIILASAYRLAKFNVDERQTDSFIGLPTPANALLILSLPLILTYQPGPFISGLLLNEWFLVGLTLVSCYLLNAELPLFALKFSDWGFKENKLRYFFIVSCIVLIIFLKFIAIPVILMLYVLLSIISNRSTAA is encoded by the coding sequence ATGGGCATTAAAAGGCATATTCCCAATTTAATTACTCTTTTGAATCTATTTAGCGGAAGTCTTGCCGTGATCTTCGCCGTTAAAGGTAACTTAGTACTTGCGGCGATATTTGTGGCAGCAGGAATATTTTTTGATTTTTTTGACGGACTTGCGGCACGACTGCTCGATGTAAAGAGTGAAGTTGGACTTCAACTGGATTCACTTGCCGATGTGGTGACAAGTGGAGTAGTACCTGGAATCGTAATGTATCAATTACTCACGAAAGCTTTACCGGCGAGCGGAGGCCTGGGAGCTGACTGGAATTCTTCTGTTTTTGATATTCAAATGAAACCCTTCGCATTGATAGGAATTTTGATCATTTTAGCTTCCGCTTACAGGCTTGCAAAGTTCAATGTGGATGAACGCCAAACCGATTCTTTTATTGGTTTGCCAACTCCGGCTAACGCCTTGTTAATACTAAGCTTGCCATTAATTTTAACGTACCAGCCAGGCCCATTTATTTCAGGTCTTTTATTGAACGAATGGTTTCTGGTAGGACTAACTCTGGTGAGTTGTTATTTGCTGAATGCAGAACTGCCATTGTTTGCATTAAAGTTCTCAGACTGGGGATTTAAGGAAAATAAACTGAGATATTTCTTTATTGTTAGCTGTATCGTTTTAATAATCTTTCTCAAGTTTATTGCGATACCGGTAATTCTGATGTTATATGTATTACTATCGATTATTTCGAATAGAAGTACTGCTGCTTAA
- a CDS encoding exopolysaccharide biosynthesis polyprenyl glycosylphosphotransferase: MSQKPLFHFEISERKILLRIFDMLGVLLTLAVVGIIFKFNYFRIDADNWSWTLLFLAYLNLFASVFELYDLQKADRFDSVLKNVLLTTSLTVLFYMLTPFFTPSLPENRLQILFFFLSVAGSLLIWRFLYISLISSPRFYKRVLVVGDSFDIKLIAEALQKSDPNYFVVGYINTDHKFKTDFDRSGLLHFEVEELQTAIRENHINEIVVASAYQKGLMFSLYNQLNELLKQGFPIRDYTQVYEEVTRRIPVQNVDKDFYRYFPFSRSNQNKFYKLVFRVFDIMVALVGILFGIIISPFIIIGNLFANQGKFFFTQERVGKNGVVFNILKLRTMTKDAEALGPQYAQKNDYRITKFGMFLRRSRIDEIPQFYNVLKGEMSLIGPRPERPVFVKDLSKLIPFYETRHIIKPGLTGWAQVMANYGDCYDDSLEKLQYDLYYIKHRGIFLDLSILLKTLSTVIFFRGQ; encoded by the coding sequence ATGTCTCAGAAGCCCCTATTTCATTTCGAAATTTCGGAACGTAAAATTCTTTTACGCATTTTTGATATGCTTGGTGTTCTGCTAACCCTTGCAGTTGTGGGAATCATTTTTAAATTCAATTATTTTAGAATAGATGCTGATAACTGGAGTTGGACTCTTCTATTTCTGGCTTATTTAAATTTATTTGCCAGCGTTTTTGAACTCTATGATCTTCAAAAGGCCGATCGCTTTGACAGCGTACTTAAGAATGTACTGCTCACTACAAGCTTAACAGTGCTGTTTTACATGCTTACGCCGTTCTTCACACCAAGTCTACCCGAGAATCGTTTGCAAATATTATTCTTTTTTCTATCGGTAGCAGGGTCATTGTTGATCTGGAGATTTCTTTATATCAGTCTTATTTCCTCTCCCAGGTTTTACAAAAGGGTCCTGGTAGTTGGAGATTCGTTTGATATTAAATTAATAGCAGAAGCACTCCAAAAATCAGATCCTAATTACTTTGTTGTTGGATATATAAATACCGATCATAAATTTAAAACAGACTTTGATAGAAGCGGTCTTTTGCATTTTGAAGTGGAAGAATTACAAACTGCAATCAGGGAAAATCATATTAATGAAATTGTTGTAGCCAGTGCCTACCAAAAAGGTTTAATGTTCTCTTTATACAACCAGTTAAATGAATTGCTGAAACAGGGTTTTCCAATTCGCGATTACACACAGGTTTACGAGGAGGTTACCAGAAGAATTCCAGTTCAGAATGTAGATAAGGATTTTTACAGATACTTTCCATTTAGCCGATCTAATCAGAATAAATTTTATAAGCTGGTTTTTAGAGTCTTTGATATTATGGTAGCATTGGTAGGTATCCTCTTCGGAATAATTATTAGCCCATTTATTATTATAGGAAATCTTTTTGCGAATCAGGGTAAATTTTTCTTCACACAAGAAAGGGTTGGGAAAAACGGAGTTGTATTCAATATACTGAAGTTGAGGACAATGACTAAGGATGCCGAAGCTTTAGGACCACAATACGCTCAGAAAAACGATTACAGGATCACTAAATTCGGGATGTTTTTAAGAAGATCGAGAATTGACGAAATACCGCAGTTTTATAATGTTTTAAAAGGGGAGATGAGTTTAATAGGTCCGCGGCCGGAAAGACCGGTGTTTGTAAAAGATCTTTCTAAGCTTATTCCATTTTATGAGACCAGGCATATTATCAAACCCGGTTTGACAGGCTGGGCACAGGTAATGGCCAATTATGGAGATTGCTATGATGATAGTCTGGAAAAGTTACAATATGATCTTTATTACATCAAGCACCGGGGGATATTCCTGGATTTGAGTATCCTGCTAAAAACGCTTAGCACCGTTATTTTTTTCAGAGGACAATAG
- the tatC gene encoding twin-arginine translocase subunit TatC → MDKIAPQEEPGNEMSFLDHLEELRWHLIRAVLAVVIAGGIAFILKSFIFDVLLFGPANGDFFSYKVLCRLSGYFGIDGGFCDPEMPFRIQSRTMGGQFSAHVWTSITAGFIIAFPYIIYEFWKFVAPAMHSNERRHAKGFIFVTSFLFFLGVLFGYYVVTPLSINFLGKYQVSDTVFNDFDLSSYISLVRASVLASGLIFELPIVIYFLTKVGVVTPDFLRKYRKYALVIVLILSAIITPPDIVSQIIVAIPVLILYEVSIIISRIMYKKEEEKLKK, encoded by the coding sequence ATGGATAAAATAGCCCCCCAGGAAGAGCCAGGAAATGAAATGTCTTTTTTAGACCATCTGGAAGAATTAAGATGGCATTTAATTAGAGCTGTGCTCGCAGTAGTTATAGCCGGAGGAATCGCATTTATTTTAAAAAGTTTCATCTTCGATGTACTTCTGTTTGGACCGGCCAATGGAGATTTCTTTTCATATAAAGTACTGTGCAGACTTTCTGGATATTTTGGAATTGATGGCGGATTTTGTGATCCTGAAATGCCATTTAGAATTCAAAGTAGAACTATGGGAGGTCAATTTTCGGCACACGTCTGGACCTCTATCACCGCCGGTTTTATTATTGCATTCCCATACATAATTTATGAATTTTGGAAATTCGTGGCTCCTGCCATGCATAGCAATGAGCGCAGGCACGCAAAAGGATTTATCTTTGTGACCTCGTTCCTGTTCTTTTTAGGAGTTCTTTTTGGCTATTATGTAGTTACCCCACTTTCTATAAATTTCCTCGGAAAATATCAGGTAAGTGATACTGTTTTTAATGATTTTGACCTGAGTAGCTATATAAGCCTGGTAAGAGCATCTGTGCTCGCCAGTGGATTAATATTTGAATTGCCTATTGTAATTTACTTCTTAACGAAAGTTGGTGTCGTTACCCCGGATTTCTTAAGGAAATATAGAAAATACGCTTTGGTGATCGTCTTAATTTTATCTGCGATTATCACTCCCCCAGACATTGTAAGTCAGATTATTGTTGCTATTCCAGTATTGATCTTATATGAAGTAAGTATTATCATCTCAAGGATCATGTATAAAAAAGAAGAAGAAAAATTAAAAAAATAA
- the lnt gene encoding apolipoprotein N-acyltransferase — translation MKNLIYALLSGILLAISWPTYGFPLFIFFAFIPLLIAEFNIRNHSKSWVKLKVFGVSYLSFFIWNLITTYWIYFSTPFGGVFAILANSLLMSVVFLLYHIVARRTGFSAASAFLISLWMVFEKVHLNWDFSWPWLNLGNVFSEYISWVQWYEFTGTFGGTLWVWLVNIAVFKAILQFREFHEKSIIYRAIFKASLLILFPLGLSLIMYYNYEEPKEKLDVVILQPNINPYTEKYNTTDSRIGELLLELSRTSTTDSTDFIIAPETVFADGTQLSNFKNSEAVYFGRQLSRIQPKLGFLGGLSMFERFKDPDKVRSQSNKIGPNDWYDDYNSAFLVKNSSDSIQLYHKSKLVVGVENFPYQDILKPILGDIMIDLGGTVAMKTTQEDREVLWLNDSLGTAPIICYESVYGDYVTGYVENGAGFLSIITNDAWWGDTEGHEQHLSYAKLRAVENRRFVARSANTGISAIINSRGDIEKSLGYEKKGTIVGQVGIQHDKTFYVKYGDYLPGIARFLALFIFLFSVVKFKRKRPA, via the coding sequence ATGAAGAATCTTATATATGCTCTCTTAAGTGGAATACTACTCGCTATATCCTGGCCTACCTATGGATTTCCGCTTTTCATATTCTTTGCATTTATTCCCCTGCTCATCGCAGAGTTCAACATTAGAAACCATTCTAAAAGCTGGGTAAAACTTAAGGTCTTTGGTGTTTCTTATCTAAGCTTTTTTATTTGGAATTTAATAACAACCTACTGGATATATTTTTCCACTCCTTTTGGAGGAGTCTTTGCCATCCTTGCAAACTCCCTGTTGATGTCTGTAGTGTTCTTACTTTACCACATAGTTGCCAGGAGAACGGGCTTTAGTGCAGCCTCTGCATTCCTGATAAGTTTATGGATGGTATTCGAGAAAGTACACTTAAACTGGGATTTCTCCTGGCCGTGGCTGAATTTAGGAAATGTTTTTTCTGAATATATTAGTTGGGTGCAATGGTATGAATTCACCGGAACTTTTGGCGGCACGCTTTGGGTATGGCTGGTTAATATTGCCGTTTTTAAAGCCATACTCCAGTTCAGGGAGTTCCATGAAAAATCTATTATCTATCGTGCAATCTTTAAAGCATCCCTGCTTATTTTATTTCCCTTAGGTCTCTCTTTAATTATGTATTATAATTACGAGGAACCAAAAGAGAAGCTGGATGTGGTTATTTTACAGCCAAATATCAATCCTTATACTGAAAAATATAATACGACCGATTCCCGGATTGGCGAATTACTATTGGAGTTAAGCAGGACCTCAACTACAGATTCAACAGATTTTATAATTGCTCCCGAAACTGTTTTTGCTGATGGCACACAACTTTCAAATTTTAAAAATTCAGAAGCTGTTTACTTCGGAAGACAGCTTAGTAGAATTCAGCCAAAACTTGGTTTTTTAGGAGGGCTTAGTATGTTCGAGCGCTTTAAAGATCCTGATAAAGTTAGAAGTCAATCAAATAAGATTGGACCCAATGACTGGTATGATGATTATAATTCGGCATTTTTGGTTAAAAATTCTTCAGATAGTATTCAATTATATCATAAATCAAAGCTCGTGGTAGGGGTTGAAAACTTCCCTTATCAGGATATTTTAAAGCCGATATTAGGGGATATCATGATAGATTTAGGCGGTACTGTAGCGATGAAGACCACACAGGAAGATCGGGAAGTGCTATGGTTAAATGATAGTCTTGGCACAGCGCCTATTATTTGCTATGAATCGGTTTATGGAGATTATGTTACGGGATATGTAGAAAATGGTGCTGGCTTCTTAAGTATTATCACGAACGATGCATGGTGGGGAGACACAGAAGGGCACGAACAACACCTGAGCTATGCAAAACTGCGGGCAGTTGAAAATAGAAGGTTTGTTGCCAGAAGTGCTAATACAGGAATCTCGGCCATCATTAATTCCAGGGGAGATATTGAAAAAAGTCTGGGATATGAAAAAAAGGGCACCATCGTAGGCCAGGTCGGAATTCAGCACGATAAGACATTCTATGTAAAATATGGCGATTATCTACCAGGAATTGCCCGGTTTTTAGCCTTGTTCATCTTTCTATTTTCAGTAGTAAAATTTAAAAGGAAAAGACCTGCCTGA
- a CDS encoding carboxymuconolactone decarboxylase family protein, producing MIDKVDEFNSYRAKMNDKILSENNKVLKRIFNLDTNAFAEGALDKKTKELLGLVASTVLRCDDCVKYHLESSHKEGITREEIMETLSIGTLIGGTIVIPHLRRAFEYWEALEDNKQ from the coding sequence ATGATTGATAAGGTCGACGAATTTAATTCGTACCGCGCCAAAATGAATGACAAGATTTTATCTGAGAACAATAAAGTTCTTAAAAGAATATTTAATCTTGACACGAACGCTTTTGCCGAAGGAGCATTAGATAAAAAAACAAAAGAGCTTTTAGGTCTTGTTGCATCTACTGTTCTAAGATGTGATGACTGTGTTAAATATCATCTGGAATCAAGTCACAAAGAAGGTATTACACGTGAAGAGATCATGGAAACCCTAAGTATAGGGACCCTTATTGGGGGAACTATTGTGATTCCACATTTAAGAAGAGCTTTTGAATATTGGGAAGCTTTGGAAGATAATAAACAATAA
- a CDS encoding glycosyltransferase family 4 protein, with amino-acid sequence MKKRILYIGNDLQVNSFTVTYISFFSKMLRKEGYKVRTASTRNNKALRLAEMLGLIAKYKNSTDIVLIDTYGAMNFYYAYLAGKTCKMFNLEYIPILHGGNLPDRLENSQKFSQSLFRGSKANIAPSKFLYDIFQSYGFKNTQVIPNAIRTDKYPFLQRKEFRPKLLWVRRFQERYNPLMALKVLLKLKQIYPRASLCMVGPEKDGTMISCKKLAKKYDLDVRFTGKLKKKHWAELSKNYDFFINTTSIDNTPISVIEAMSLGLAIISTDVGGMPMLINNNEDGILVPEEDESAMVNAISKIVEDPSKGERLCLNAREKVESFDWNNIKDQWNEVLN; translated from the coding sequence ATGAAAAAAAGAATCCTGTACATAGGAAACGACTTGCAGGTCAATAGTTTTACGGTTACCTATATTTCATTTTTCAGTAAAATGTTGAGGAAAGAGGGCTATAAAGTCAGGACAGCATCCACCAGAAACAATAAAGCACTGAGGCTGGCTGAAATGCTTGGACTTATCGCTAAGTATAAGAACTCTACAGACATCGTTCTCATAGATACTTACGGCGCTATGAATTTCTATTATGCTTATCTGGCAGGAAAAACCTGTAAAATGTTTAACTTAGAGTATATTCCTATACTTCATGGTGGAAATTTGCCAGACAGACTTGAAAATTCTCAAAAATTTAGTCAGAGTTTGTTTAGAGGTTCTAAAGCAAATATCGCTCCATCTAAATTCCTCTATGACATCTTTCAATCTTATGGGTTTAAGAATACTCAGGTTATTCCTAATGCCATTAGAACAGATAAATATCCGTTTTTGCAACGCAAAGAGTTTCGGCCTAAACTTTTATGGGTGAGACGTTTTCAGGAACGTTATAATCCTTTAATGGCCTTAAAGGTCTTACTTAAATTAAAACAGATATATCCAAGAGCTAGTTTGTGTATGGTGGGTCCGGAGAAAGACGGTACTATGATCTCTTGTAAAAAGCTTGCGAAAAAATATGACCTGGATGTAAGGTTTACCGGTAAGCTTAAAAAGAAACACTGGGCAGAGCTTTCTAAAAACTATGACTTTTTTATTAATACCACTTCTATAGATAACACGCCAATAAGCGTTATTGAAGCAATGAGCCTGGGACTTGCAATTATCAGTACGGATGTAGGAGGGATGCCTATGTTGATTAATAACAATGAAGATGGAATATTAGTTCCTGAAGAAGATGAAAGCGCTATGGTTAATGCGATCTCAAAAATAGTAGAAGATCCTTCAAAAGGAGAACGATTGTGTCTAAATGCCAGAGAGAAAGTTGAATCTTTCGACTGGAATAATATAAAAGATCAGTGGAACGAAGTTCTTAATTAA
- a CDS encoding glycosyltransferase family 4 protein: protein MKKILYLGNKLEKHGFSPTSIDTLPALLKEEGYRVTAVSSVKNRPLRLLHMLASVVIKRKADMVLIDTYSTSNFWYAILSAKLCKLFKTPYIFILHGGNLEKRFHASSEKILKIFRNARANVVPSYFLKEKLEKFQFRNMVFIPNSIDLSIYNFNERRALRPRILWVRALHKVYNPEMAILVLEKLLETYPNAELCMVGPQKDGSLKKLEEVVERKKLPVIFKGKLEKMEWIKLSKKYDIFLNTTSIDNTPVSVIEGMALGLPVVSTKVGGIPYLISDEENGILVPPNNPDEMVSAIQRLLTNPQLAEKLSINARKEAEKFDWNKVKYKWLELLG from the coding sequence TTGAAAAAAATTCTCTACTTAGGAAATAAATTAGAAAAGCATGGTTTCTCACCCACCAGTATAGATACGCTTCCTGCTTTATTAAAGGAAGAAGGATATAGAGTCACCGCAGTCTCCTCTGTAAAAAACAGACCCCTAAGATTGCTTCATATGCTGGCGAGTGTAGTTATTAAAAGAAAAGCAGATATGGTTTTAATTGACACCTATAGTACTTCCAATTTCTGGTATGCTATTCTTAGCGCTAAGCTATGTAAGCTTTTTAAAACTCCATATATCTTTATTCTCCATGGAGGGAACCTGGAAAAACGCTTTCATGCTTCTTCGGAAAAGATCCTAAAGATTTTTAGAAATGCCAGAGCCAACGTAGTTCCGTCTTATTTTCTAAAAGAAAAACTGGAAAAATTCCAGTTTAGAAACATGGTTTTTATACCAAATTCAATTGATCTGTCTATCTATAATTTTAATGAAAGACGAGCTTTAAGGCCCAGAATTTTATGGGTGCGTGCACTTCACAAAGTCTATAATCCCGAAATGGCAATTCTGGTACTCGAAAAATTGCTGGAAACTTATCCCAATGCCGAATTATGTATGGTGGGTCCCCAAAAAGATGGAAGTCTAAAAAAACTTGAGGAAGTGGTTGAGAGAAAAAAACTGCCGGTTATTTTTAAGGGAAAGCTCGAAAAAATGGAATGGATTAAATTATCTAAAAAGTATGATATTTTTCTTAATACAACTTCCATTGATAATACTCCTGTTAGTGTGATTGAAGGAATGGCGCTAGGATTGCCTGTAGTTTCAACTAAAGTAGGAGGAATTCCCTATTTAATTTCAGATGAAGAAAATGGAATTCTGGTGCCTCCTAATAATCCAGATGAAATGGTATCCGCAATCCAGAGATTGCTAACGAATCCTCAGTTAGCCGAAAAACTAAGTATCAATGCCAGAAAAGAGGCTGAAAAGTTTGATTGGAATAAGGTTAAATACAAATGGCTAGAATTGCTAGGTTAA
- a CDS encoding KpsF/GutQ family sugar-phosphate isomerase: protein MKLSDQIIFTAKETISNEAEAIANLENFIDEDFTRAVEIIYESQGRVVVTGIGKSAIIANKIVATLNSTGTPSIFMHAADAIHGDLGIVQNDDIVICISKSGNSPEIQVLVPLIKNFNNTLIGLTGNKESFLGKEADYVLNCYVEKEACPNNLAPTTSTTAQMVIGDALAVCLLNLKGFSSKDFAKYHPGGSLGKKLYLRVSDITSQNMVPQVSPDTDVANAIIEISEKMLGVTAVLDNNKIVGIITDGDIRRMLKDHQEIKGLKAKDIMSENPKTIEQDTLAVEALDVLQKNQISQLLAVENGVYAGVVHLHNLIREGIL from the coding sequence TTGAAACTTAGCGATCAAATCATTTTCACTGCAAAAGAAACCATTTCTAACGAAGCAGAAGCAATTGCCAACCTTGAAAATTTCATCGACGAAGACTTTACCAGAGCGGTTGAGATCATCTATGAATCTCAAGGCAGGGTTGTTGTGACGGGAATAGGAAAAAGTGCCATTATTGCTAATAAGATAGTTGCGACTTTAAACTCCACAGGGACTCCTTCAATTTTCATGCACGCGGCAGATGCCATACACGGTGATTTAGGTATTGTTCAAAACGATGATATCGTAATTTGTATATCTAAGAGTGGAAACAGCCCTGAAATTCAGGTATTGGTTCCCTTGATCAAAAACTTCAACAATACCTTAATAGGTCTTACGGGCAACAAAGAATCTTTTCTTGGCAAAGAAGCAGATTATGTGTTGAATTGTTATGTTGAAAAAGAAGCCTGTCCTAATAATCTGGCCCCCACTACAAGTACTACTGCCCAAATGGTAATTGGTGATGCCCTGGCTGTTTGTCTTTTAAATTTGAAAGGATTTAGCAGTAAAGATTTTGCTAAATATCATCCCGGCGGATCTTTAGGTAAAAAACTTTACTTGAGAGTTAGCGACATCACTTCTCAAAATATGGTTCCTCAGGTCTCCCCGGATACCGATGTGGCGAATGCGATCATTGAAATTTCTGAAAAGATGCTTGGTGTAACTGCTGTTTTGGATAATAATAAAATCGTAGGTATTATTACAGACGGAGATATTCGTAGAATGCTAAAAGATCATCAGGAAATAAAAGGTCTGAAGGCTAAAGATATTATGAGTGAAAACCCAAAGACCATCGAGCAGGATACACTAGCCGTGGAAGCTTTGGATGTTCTACAAAAAAACCAAATATCACAACTGCTGGCAGTAGAAAATGGAGTATATGCAGGTGTGGTTCATTTACATAATTTAATTAGAGAAGGAATTTTATAA
- the lptB gene encoding LPS export ABC transporter ATP-binding protein — MKLRAEKLVKTYKGRDVVKGISVEVNQGEIVGLLGPNGAGKTTSFYMIVGLIKPNSGDIILDKQNITKYPMYKRAQHGIGYLAQEASVFRKLSIEDNIMSVLELTKLSKKERVMKMESLIEEFGLSHIRKNRGDLLSGGERRRTEIARALATDPNFILLDEPFAGVDPVAVEDIQRIVAQLKDKNIGILITDHNVQETLAITDRTYLMFEGSILKHGMPEELAEDEMVRKVYLGQNFELRKKKLFN; from the coding sequence ATGAAATTACGTGCTGAAAAACTTGTAAAAACCTATAAAGGAAGGGATGTTGTAAAAGGCATTTCTGTAGAAGTAAATCAGGGGGAGATCGTAGGGCTTCTGGGACCGAATGGTGCTGGTAAGACCACCTCTTTCTATATGATCGTAGGACTTATCAAACCTAATAGCGGTGATATAATCCTGGACAAACAGAATATCACAAAGTATCCTATGTATAAAAGGGCTCAGCACGGAATTGGATATCTCGCCCAGGAAGCTTCAGTTTTCAGAAAACTAAGTATTGAGGATAATATTATGAGCGTTCTCGAGCTGACCAAGCTGTCGAAAAAGGAAAGAGTGATGAAGATGGAGTCTCTTATTGAGGAATTCGGATTAAGCCATATTCGGAAAAACCGTGGTGATCTTTTAAGTGGTGGCGAGCGACGAAGAACAGAGATCGCAAGAGCTTTAGCTACCGATCCTAATTTTATTTTACTGGATGAACCCTTTGCCGGAGTAGATCCTGTAGCTGTTGAAGATATCCAGCGAATTGTTGCCCAGTTAAAAGATAAAAATATTGGAATTCTCATTACCGATCACAATGTTCAGGAAACACTGGCAATTACAGATAGAACCTACTTAATGTTTGAGGGAAGTATCCTTAAACATGGGATGCCTGAAGAACTTGCCGAAGATGAAATGGTTAGAAAAGTGTATCTAGGGCAGAATTTTGAACTCAGAAAGAAGAAGCTTTTTAATTAA